A genomic window from Macaca mulatta isolate MMU2019108-1 chromosome 19, T2T-MMU8v2.0, whole genome shotgun sequence includes:
- the LOC106994708 gene encoding uncharacterized protein LOC106994708 isoform X4: MEEPLCPCRGSGMGLSGGACWAGTWLIAHATLQSRRDWSPQTRPIMVRKEHPCTGPSGDAEDGSCLPPRQGMGPAGKAALLPVPFPAHGSSSSRLHPSLLTVSWKQCASPTPQPSPSVYSPGKAEDLLRAWRAPAGLRLI; this comes from the exons ATGGAGGAG cccctctgcCCCTGCAGGGGGAGTGGGATGGGTCTCTCCGGTGGGGCCTGCTGGGCAGGAACTTGGCTCATAGCCCATGCAACCTTGCAGTCCAGGCGGGACTGGAGCCCTCAGACCAGGCCCATCATGGTGAGGAAGGAGCACCCCTGTACTGGGCCATCGGGAGATGCTGAGGACGGCTCCTGCCTGCCTCCTAGGCAGGGCATGGGGCCTGCTGGGAAGGCTGCCTTG CTGCCCGTACCCTTCCCTGCTCACGGCTCCTCCAGCAGCCGCCTGCACCCTTCCTTGCTCACCGTTTCTTGGAAGCAGTGCGCCTCCCCCACGCCCCAACCTTCACCCAGTGTTTACAGCCCTGGGAAGGCCGAAGACCTGCTGAGAGCCTGGAGGGCACCCGCTGGCCTCAGACTCATCTGA
- the LOC106994708 gene encoding uncharacterized protein LOC106994708 isoform X3, translated as MEEPLCPCRGSGMGLSGGACWAGTWLIAHATLQSRRDWSPQTRPIMVRKEHPCTGPSGDAEDGSCLPPRQGMGPAGKAALQLPVPFPAHGSSSSRLHPSLLTVSWKQCASPTPQPSPSVYSPGKAEDLLRAWRAPAGLRLI; from the exons ATGGAGGAG cccctctgcCCCTGCAGGGGGAGTGGGATGGGTCTCTCCGGTGGGGCCTGCTGGGCAGGAACTTGGCTCATAGCCCATGCAACCTTGCAGTCCAGGCGGGACTGGAGCCCTCAGACCAGGCCCATCATGGTGAGGAAGGAGCACCCCTGTACTGGGCCATCGGGAGATGCTGAGGACGGCTCCTGCCTGCCTCCTAGGCAGGGCATGGGGCCTGCTGGGAAGGCTGCCTTG CAGCTGCCCGTACCCTTCCCTGCTCACGGCTCCTCCAGCAGCCGCCTGCACCCTTCCTTGCTCACCGTTTCTTGGAAGCAGTGCGCCTCCCCCACGCCCCAACCTTCACCCAGTGTTTACAGCCCTGGGAAGGCCGAAGACCTGCTGAGAGCCTGGAGGGCACCCGCTGGCCTCAGACTCATCTGA